In one window of Rhodopseudomonas palustris HaA2 DNA:
- a CDS encoding amylo-alpha-1,6-glucosidase, with protein MLSDVIPLSISEDAVAAAESPFYIPMTGPSRPRTALKHDDTFLVLDSHGDIGAAAGGSDGLFNADTRYLARLQLRLDDMQPLLLGSNLRDDNSALTVDLTNPDIYRDGRLVLAKDLLHIVRTIFLWRGTAFQRIGLQNHGDAEASFELSLDFDTDFADLFEVRGSVRPRRGERASRRLSPCDVAFDYRGLDDTSRGTAMHFDPAPARLEVNRAVYQFTLAPQQTASVFLAVSCNRPATQQLMPFFQSLLAHRREMRQATLGVTTVETSNDIFNEVLCQAMADLNMLTTETPQGRYPYAGIPWYSTTFGRDGLITALQMLWIDPRIARGVLRRLAAHQATAVDPLNDAEPGKILHEMRGGEMAALREVPFAQYYGSVDSTPLFVMLAGLYVERTGDDSTLKELWPAIEKAIGWIDGPGDPDRDGFVEYQRATDQGLQNQGWKDSYDAIFHADGKLAEGNIALAEVQGYVFAAKRLAALCAHRLGLVARAEQLEQQAEQLAARFERAFWCEELGTYAVALDGAKRPCKVRSSNAGQLLFTGIVRPDRARLVATDLMRPHFFSGWGIRTIACGEARYNPMSYHDGSIWPHDNAIIVLGLARYGFKAAVEKVFKGLFEAASYMELRRLPELFCGFQRERRRGPTLYPVACAPQAWASATPFTLVEAALGVQFNADRREIRLVNPRLPAFLNEVVLRDLRLGDSSVDLRIRRHGEGVSMEVLRTDGRIQVSIVLAR; from the coding sequence ATGCTGTCGGACGTGATCCCGCTATCAATTTCCGAAGACGCTGTCGCCGCAGCGGAATCGCCGTTCTACATTCCGATGACCGGGCCGTCGCGCCCGCGCACCGCCCTGAAACACGACGACACCTTCCTGGTGCTCGACAGCCACGGCGATATCGGCGCGGCGGCCGGCGGCAGCGACGGGCTGTTCAACGCCGATACGCGCTATCTCGCGCGGCTGCAGCTCCGCCTCGACGACATGCAGCCGCTGCTGCTCGGCTCCAATCTGCGCGACGACAATTCGGCGCTCACCGTCGACCTCACCAATCCGGACATCTATCGCGACGGCCGCCTGGTGCTGGCGAAGGATCTGCTGCACATCGTGCGCACGATCTTCCTGTGGCGCGGCACCGCGTTTCAACGGATCGGGCTGCAGAACCACGGCGACGCCGAAGCCAGCTTCGAGCTCTCGCTCGATTTCGACACCGACTTCGCCGATCTGTTCGAGGTGCGCGGCAGCGTCCGGCCGCGGCGCGGCGAGCGCGCGAGCCGGCGGTTGTCGCCGTGCGATGTCGCGTTCGATTATCGCGGGCTCGACGACACCAGCCGTGGCACCGCGATGCACTTCGATCCGGCGCCGGCGCGGCTCGAGGTCAACCGCGCGGTGTATCAGTTCACGCTGGCGCCGCAGCAGACGGCGTCGGTGTTCCTGGCCGTGAGTTGCAACAGGCCGGCGACGCAGCAGCTGATGCCGTTCTTCCAGAGCCTGCTGGCGCATCGGCGCGAGATGCGGCAGGCGACGCTGGGCGTCACCACCGTCGAGACGTCGAACGACATTTTCAACGAGGTGCTGTGCCAGGCGATGGCCGACCTCAACATGCTGACGACGGAGACGCCGCAGGGCCGCTATCCGTATGCGGGAATTCCCTGGTATTCGACCACGTTCGGCCGCGACGGGCTGATCACCGCGTTGCAGATGTTGTGGATCGATCCGCGGATCGCGCGCGGCGTGTTGCGGCGGCTCGCGGCGCATCAGGCGACGGCGGTCGATCCGCTCAACGACGCCGAGCCGGGCAAGATCCTGCACGAGATGCGCGGCGGCGAGATGGCGGCGCTGCGCGAGGTGCCGTTCGCGCAATATTACGGCAGCGTGGATTCGACGCCGCTGTTCGTGATGCTGGCGGGCCTCTATGTCGAGCGCACCGGCGACGACTCGACGTTGAAGGAACTGTGGCCTGCGATCGAGAAGGCGATCGGCTGGATCGACGGACCCGGCGATCCGGATCGCGACGGCTTCGTCGAGTATCAGCGCGCCACCGATCAAGGTCTGCAGAACCAGGGCTGGAAGGACTCCTACGACGCGATTTTCCACGCCGACGGCAAGCTCGCCGAGGGCAATATCGCGCTCGCCGAAGTGCAGGGCTATGTGTTCGCCGCCAAGCGGCTCGCCGCGCTCTGCGCCCATCGGCTGGGCCTGGTGGCGCGGGCCGAGCAGCTCGAGCAGCAGGCCGAGCAACTCGCCGCCCGGTTCGAGCGCGCATTCTGGTGCGAGGAACTCGGCACCTATGCGGTCGCGCTCGACGGCGCCAAGCGGCCGTGCAAGGTGCGCAGCTCGAACGCCGGGCAGTTGCTGTTCACCGGCATCGTCCGGCCCGATCGCGCGCGGCTGGTCGCGACCGATCTGATGCGGCCGCATTTCTTCTCCGGCTGGGGCATCCGCACCATCGCCTGCGGCGAGGCGCGCTACAATCCGATGTCGTATCACGACGGCTCGATCTGGCCGCACGACAATGCGATCATCGTGCTCGGGCTGGCGCGTTACGGCTTCAAGGCCGCGGTCGAGAAGGTGTTCAAGGGGCTGTTCGAGGCGGCGTCCTACATGGAGCTGCGCCGGCTGCCGGAACTGTTCTGCGGCTTCCAGCGCGAGCGGCGCCGCGGCCCGACGCTGTATCCGGTGGCCTGCGCGCCGCAGGCCTGGGCCAGCGCCACGCCGTTCACGCTGGTCGAAGCTGCGCTCGGCGTGCAGTTCAACGCCGACCGCCGCGAGATCCGTCTGGTCAATCCGCGGCTGCCGGCGTTCCTCAACGAAGTCGTGCTGCGCGATCTGCGTCTCGGCGATTCCAGCGTCGATCTGCGGATCCGGCGGCACGGCGAGGGCGTCTCGATGGAGGTGCTGCGCACCGACGGACGGATTCAGGTTTCGATCGTCCTGGCCCGCTGA
- a CDS encoding VOC family protein, producing the protein MSLQYVIGIDHAVVMVGDLDAAAANWQRLGFTLSPRGTHSPALGSGNYTIMFGQDYIELLGILAPTEHNAPSRAFLAERGDGIERIAFTTTDAAKGADELRDLGLDAVGPIDFGRPVPLPGGGEGEARFSVFQWPLQEAPAGLRIFACQHHTRDTVWIPELQRHANGATGLVRVIVTAPRPESDARHLLRLIDGEQFSEPDGSVVVPSGSDRAEFAFVARDVLAQHYPGVALDGVPERGGAGLIIAVNDLAASEQAIGAAGVKIGDRLVVPPRAANGVLLVFVAR; encoded by the coding sequence GTGTCACTGCAATATGTCATCGGAATCGATCACGCCGTGGTCATGGTCGGCGATCTGGATGCGGCCGCGGCCAATTGGCAGCGGCTCGGCTTCACGCTGTCGCCGCGCGGCACCCACAGCCCGGCGCTCGGCTCCGGCAATTACACCATCATGTTCGGGCAGGACTATATCGAGCTGCTCGGCATCCTGGCCCCGACCGAGCACAATGCGCCGAGCCGCGCCTTCCTCGCCGAACGCGGCGACGGCATCGAGCGGATCGCCTTCACCACCACCGACGCCGCCAAGGGCGCCGACGAACTGCGCGACCTCGGCCTCGATGCGGTCGGCCCGATCGATTTCGGCCGGCCGGTGCCGCTGCCGGGCGGCGGCGAAGGCGAGGCGCGCTTCAGCGTGTTCCAATGGCCGCTGCAGGAGGCGCCCGCCGGGCTGCGGATCTTCGCCTGCCAGCACCACACCCGCGATACCGTGTGGATTCCCGAACTGCAGCGCCACGCCAACGGCGCGACCGGGCTGGTGCGGGTGATCGTCACCGCGCCGCGGCCGGAGAGCGACGCCCGGCACCTGCTGCGGCTGATCGACGGCGAGCAGTTTTCCGAGCCCGACGGCAGCGTCGTGGTGCCGTCCGGATCGGACCGCGCCGAATTCGCCTTCGTGGCGCGTGATGTGCTGGCGCAGCACTATCCCGGCGTGGCGCTGGACGGCGTGCCGGAACGCGGCGGCGCCGGCCTGATCATCGCGGTGAACGACCTCGCCGCCTCCGAACAGGCGATCGGCGCCGCCGGCGTCAAGATCGGCGATCGTCTGGTGGTGCCGCCGCGCGCGGCCAACGGCGTGCTGCTGGTGTTCGTGGCGCGCTGA
- a CDS encoding NAD(P)/FAD-dependent oxidoreductase: protein MTADVRWPDSLWAAVTPPGPELPELRGTETADVVVIGAGFSGLSTALHLREAGVDVAVVEAAEPGWGASGRNNGQVIPTLSRPDPEDIVAKHGAAGERLVGLIRDSASILFDVVKRHGIAAEQEQNGWVQPVHSPGRIKIAERRVRQWSKFGAPVELLSRDQIRAMLGSDAWFGGFWNRTGGHINPLALARGLARTVLAQGGRIFARSPAVSIERQGDRWIVKTAQGELSGRALVVASNAYTGEFAKTLAPAIASEVMPVRSWQMATQPLGDNVRKSMIPGRQAMSDTHGELIFGRFDARNRFVTGGAIIRPFNQAATLRARVGKRLQSLWPQIGEVQFDYVWNGFIGMTTDYLPHIHRLGPNAYGWTGCNGRGVALSIALGDELSKAVRGVPDGELALPFTEPTPIPANELLRPFAPLMMVLYRHRDSKEIA, encoded by the coding sequence ATGACTGCCGATGTGCGCTGGCCGGATTCGCTGTGGGCTGCGGTGACGCCGCCGGGGCCGGAGCTGCCCGAGCTGCGCGGCACGGAGACGGCCGACGTCGTGGTGATCGGTGCCGGCTTCAGCGGGCTGTCGACGGCGCTGCATCTGCGCGAAGCGGGCGTCGACGTCGCGGTGGTCGAGGCCGCCGAGCCGGGCTGGGGCGCGTCCGGTCGCAACAACGGCCAGGTGATCCCGACGCTGTCGCGGCCCGATCCGGAGGACATCGTCGCCAAACACGGCGCCGCCGGCGAGCGGCTGGTGGGCCTCATTCGCGACAGCGCCTCGATCCTGTTCGATGTGGTGAAGCGCCACGGCATCGCCGCCGAGCAGGAGCAGAATGGCTGGGTGCAGCCGGTGCATTCGCCGGGCCGGATCAAGATCGCCGAGCGCCGCGTCCGGCAATGGTCGAAATTCGGCGCGCCGGTCGAATTGCTGTCGCGCGACCAGATCCGCGCCATGCTCGGCTCCGACGCCTGGTTCGGCGGGTTCTGGAACAGGACCGGCGGCCACATCAATCCGCTGGCGCTGGCGCGCGGGCTGGCACGCACGGTGCTGGCGCAGGGCGGCCGCATCTTTGCGCGCTCGCCGGCCGTGAGCATCGAGCGGCAGGGCGACCGTTGGATCGTCAAGACCGCGCAGGGCGAGCTCAGCGGCCGTGCGCTGGTGGTCGCCAGCAACGCCTACACCGGCGAGTTCGCCAAGACGCTGGCGCCGGCGATCGCAAGTGAAGTGATGCCGGTGCGGTCGTGGCAGATGGCGACGCAGCCGCTCGGCGATAATGTGCGCAAGAGCATGATCCCCGGCCGTCAGGCGATGTCGGATACGCATGGCGAGCTGATCTTCGGCCGCTTCGACGCCCGCAACCGCTTCGTCACCGGCGGCGCGATCATCCGGCCGTTCAATCAGGCCGCGACCTTGCGGGCGCGTGTCGGCAAGCGGTTGCAGAGCCTGTGGCCGCAGATCGGCGAGGTGCAGTTCGACTACGTCTGGAACGGCTTCATCGGCATGACCACGGACTATCTGCCGCACATCCACCGCCTCGGCCCCAATGCCTATGGCTGGACCGGCTGCAACGGCCGCGGCGTCGCGCTGTCGATCGCGCTCGGCGACGAATTGTCGAAAGCGGTGCGCGGCGTGCCGGACGGCGAACTGGCGCTGCCCTTCACCGAGCCGACGCCGATCCCCGCCAACGAACTGCTCCGCCCCTTCGCGCCGCTGATGATGGTGCTGTACCGGCACCGCGACAGCAAGGAGATCGCGTAG
- a CDS encoding ABC transporter ATP-binding protein, with protein sequence MTETKAAVLTLDRLNVRLPKGADRTHAVRDASLTIAADEILCVVGESGSGKSIMANAVMRLLPGGVALDGGRVLFEGRDLAQASAAEMRAVRGAGIAMVFQEPMTALNPLRSIGDQIGEMFRIHTDLSKKDIRAKVLALLEDVRIPDPARAADAYPHELSGGQRQRAMIAMALALDPKLLIADEPTTALDVTTQAQILTLIRELQHRRNTAVLFITHDFGVVAEIADRVAVMQHGIIVEQGTADDVLHRPQHPYTRQLIAAVPPLTAPPPRPIAAETILGIDKVSKTFRTGGFLGRGARVTHAVKSVSLQLPRGATLGIVGESGSGKSTLARCIIRLLDPDCGSILLDGRDWATMPREDVRRETRHMQMVFQDPFASLNPRHKAEELVAQGPIIHGTPRKQAIAEARELFALVGLDPAAGDRLPHEFSGGQRQRIGLARALALKPDVLIADEAVSALDVSVQAQVLRLLADLRERLCLSIVFITHDLRVAAQICDLVAVMKDGEVVEHGPAGEVFNAPKHPYTQALLASIPGGDFARSHPVEAVV encoded by the coding sequence ATGACGGAGACCAAAGCCGCCGTCCTGACGCTCGACCGGCTCAACGTCCGCTTGCCCAAGGGTGCCGACAGGACGCACGCCGTGCGCGACGCGTCGCTCACGATCGCCGCCGATGAAATCCTCTGCGTCGTCGGCGAGTCCGGCTCCGGCAAGTCGATCATGGCCAACGCGGTGATGCGGCTGTTGCCGGGCGGCGTCGCGCTCGACGGCGGCCGCGTGCTGTTCGAGGGCCGCGATCTGGCGCAGGCCAGCGCCGCCGAGATGCGCGCCGTGCGCGGCGCCGGCATCGCCATGGTGTTTCAGGAGCCGATGACGGCGCTCAACCCGCTGCGCTCGATCGGCGACCAGATCGGCGAGATGTTCCGCATTCACACCGACCTGTCGAAGAAGGACATCCGCGCCAAGGTGCTGGCGCTGCTCGAGGACGTGCGGATTCCCGATCCGGCGCGCGCCGCCGACGCCTATCCGCACGAACTCTCAGGCGGGCAACGCCAGCGCGCGATGATCGCGATGGCGCTGGCGCTCGACCCGAAGCTGTTGATCGCCGACGAACCGACCACCGCGCTCGACGTCACCACGCAGGCGCAGATCCTGACGCTGATCCGCGAGTTGCAGCATCGCCGCAACACCGCGGTGCTGTTCATCACCCATGATTTCGGCGTGGTCGCCGAAATCGCCGATCGCGTCGCGGTGATGCAGCACGGAATCATCGTCGAGCAGGGCACCGCCGACGACGTGCTGCACCGGCCGCAGCATCCCTATACGCGGCAACTGATCGCCGCGGTACCGCCTCTGACCGCGCCGCCGCCGCGGCCGATCGCGGCCGAGACTATTCTGGGCATCGACAAGGTCTCGAAGACATTTCGCACCGGCGGCTTTCTCGGCCGCGGCGCGCGCGTCACCCACGCCGTGAAATCAGTGTCGCTGCAATTGCCGCGCGGCGCGACGCTCGGCATCGTCGGCGAATCCGGCTCCGGCAAGTCGACGCTGGCGCGCTGCATCATCCGGCTGCTCGACCCCGATTGCGGCTCGATTCTGCTCGACGGCCGCGACTGGGCGACGATGCCGCGCGAAGACGTACGTCGCGAGACCCGCCACATGCAGATGGTGTTTCAGGACCCGTTCGCCTCGCTCAACCCGCGCCACAAGGCCGAGGAATTAGTTGCGCAGGGCCCGATCATTCACGGCACGCCGCGCAAGCAGGCGATCGCCGAGGCGCGCGAGCTGTTCGCGCTGGTCGGGCTCGATCCCGCCGCCGGCGACCGGCTGCCGCACGAATTCTCCGGCGGCCAGCGCCAGCGCATCGGGCTGGCCCGCGCATTGGCGCTGAAGCCCGACGTGCTGATCGCCGACGAGGCGGTGTCGGCGCTCGACGTCTCGGTGCAGGCGCAGGTGCTGCGGCTGCTCGCCGATCTGCGCGAGCGGCTCTGCCTGTCGATCGTCTTCATCACCCACGATCTGCGCGTCGCCGCGCAGATCTGCGACCTCGTCGCTGTGATGAAGGACGGCGAAGTCGTCGAACACGGCCCCGCCGGCGAGGTCTTCAACGCGCCGAAGCATCCCTACACGCAGGCGCTGCTGGCCTCGATCCCGGGCGGCGATTTCGCGCGGAGCCATCCGGTGGAAGCGGTGGTGTAG
- a CDS encoding ABC transporter permease: protein MDAIKRYFRSPAAIVGLLLLLVVIGMAISAGWFYPRDPLSLAGRPLIWPFSNPRFLLGTDNSGRDIAAQIFHGARIALLIGGAATVIAVVIGVLIGAFAGYFGGIVDTVLMRITEAFQILPNFVLLLVLVAVFGSTLTTVTIAVGIVSWPAPARLTRAEFLSLRNREFVQAGRTLGMKDLQLILGEILPNALPPVIVYASVVMAVAILLESALAFLRLSDPNVASWGNLIGLGRDVLRVQWYVAAIPGIAILLTVLAVSLVGQGLNDALNPRLKGR, encoded by the coding sequence ATGGATGCGATCAAGCGTTACTTCCGCAGTCCCGCCGCGATCGTCGGCCTGCTGCTGTTGCTGGTGGTGATCGGCATGGCGATCAGCGCCGGCTGGTTCTACCCGCGCGATCCGCTGTCGCTCGCCGGCCGGCCGCTGATCTGGCCGTTCAGCAATCCGCGCTTTTTGCTCGGCACCGACAATTCCGGCCGCGACATCGCCGCGCAGATTTTCCACGGCGCGCGGATCGCGCTGCTGATCGGCGGCGCGGCGACCGTGATCGCGGTGGTGATCGGCGTGCTGATCGGCGCCTTCGCCGGCTATTTCGGCGGCATCGTCGACACCGTGCTGATGCGCATCACCGAGGCGTTCCAGATCCTGCCGAACTTCGTTTTATTACTTGTGCTGGTCGCGGTGTTCGGCTCGACGCTGACCACGGTGACGATTGCGGTCGGCATCGTGTCGTGGCCGGCGCCGGCGCGGCTGACGCGCGCCGAATTCCTCAGCTTGCGCAATCGCGAATTCGTCCAGGCCGGCCGCACGCTGGGCATGAAGGATCTGCAACTGATCCTTGGCGAAATTCTGCCCAATGCGCTGCCGCCGGTGATCGTCTATGCCAGCGTGGTGATGGCGGTGGCGATCCTGCTGGAGAGCGCGCTGGCGTTTCTGCGGCTGTCCGATCCCAACGTCGCCTCCTGGGGCAATCTGATCGGGCTCGGCCGCGACGTGCTGCGCGTGCAATGGTACGTCGCCGCGATCCCCGGCATCGCGATCCTGCTCACCGTGCTGGCGGTGTCGCTGGTCGGCCAGGGCCTCAACGACGCGCTCAACCCGAGGCTGAAGGGACGATGA
- a CDS encoding ABC transporter permease, whose amino-acid sequence MRILNLAGRRLAASIPTLLLILIGIFLLLQFAPGDTVDAMMAQMGGGDAATARELRQFYGLDLSIPMQLGNYLWRLVRFDLGFSSIYGKPVATVILERLPPTLLLMTASLSFAFFAGLVLGVIAARGVNKWPDTLISTLGLIFYATPSFWFGLMAIVVFSVYLQWLPAGGFEDIGAASTGLARTLDIASHLVLPTLTLGLIFLAIYLRIMRASMLEVLNLDFVRTARAKGLDETRIVVRHVLRNALLPMVTLIGLQAGTMLGGSVVVESVFSLPGLGRLAYESVVQRDLNTLLGIVFVSALLVIAVNFLVDLLYARLDPRITAGT is encoded by the coding sequence ATGCGTATCCTGAATCTTGCGGGGCGGCGACTCGCCGCCTCGATCCCGACCTTGCTGCTGATCCTGATCGGCATCTTCCTGCTGCTGCAATTCGCGCCCGGCGACACCGTCGACGCGATGATGGCGCAGATGGGCGGCGGCGACGCCGCGACCGCGCGCGAGCTGCGGCAGTTCTACGGGCTCGATCTGTCGATCCCGATGCAGCTCGGCAACTATCTGTGGCGGCTGGTGCGGTTCGATCTCGGCTTCTCGTCGATCTACGGCAAGCCGGTCGCGACCGTGATCCTGGAGCGGCTGCCGCCGACGCTGCTGTTGATGACCGCGTCGCTGTCATTCGCGTTCTTCGCAGGCCTGGTGCTCGGCGTGATCGCCGCGCGCGGCGTCAACAAATGGCCGGACACGCTGATCTCCACGCTCGGCCTGATCTTCTACGCGACGCCATCCTTCTGGTTCGGCCTGATGGCGATCGTGGTGTTCTCGGTCTATCTGCAATGGCTGCCGGCCGGCGGCTTCGAGGATATCGGCGCGGCCTCGACCGGGCTCGCCCGGACGCTCGACATCGCCAGCCATCTGGTGCTGCCGACGCTGACGCTGGGGCTGATCTTTCTGGCGATCTATCTGCGGATCATGCGCGCCTCGATGCTCGAAGTGCTCAATCTCGATTTCGTCCGCACCGCCCGCGCCAAGGGCCTCGACGAGACCCGCATCGTCGTCCGCCACGTGCTGCGCAACGCGCTCTTACCGATGGTGACGCTGATCGGGCTGCAGGCCGGCACCATGCTGGGCGGCTCGGTGGTGGTCGAAAGCGTGTTCTCGCTGCCGGGCCTCGGCCGGCTCGCCTATGAGTCCGTGGTGCAGCGCGACCTCAACACGTTGCTCGGCATCGTGTTCGTCTCGGCGCTCTTGGTGATCGCCGTCAACTTCCTGGTCGACCTCTTATATGCGCGGCTCGACCCGCGCATCACCGCCGGGACGTGA
- a CDS encoding ABC transporter substrate-binding protein: MALSRFEINRRTVLLTSAAIAANVINPMRAFAQETPRKGGVFNVHYGAEQRQLNPSLQASTGVYIIGGKIQEPLVDLDAAGNPVGVLAESWDSTPDGKTITFRLRKGVTWHDGKPFTSEDVAFTAMNMWKKILNYGSTLQLFLTAVDTPDPQTAIFRYERPMPLNLLLRALPDLGYISPKHIYETGDIRQNPVNLAPIGTGPFKFNKYERGQYIIADRNDNYWRPNAPYLDRIVWRVITDRAAAAAQLEAGSLHLSPFSGLTISDMARLGKDKRFVVSTKGNEGNARTNTLEFNFRRKELSDIRVRKAIAHAINVPFFIENFLGDFAKLGTGPIPSTSTDFYPGPNTPQYPYDKKKAIALLDEAGLKPAAGGNRLTLRLLPAPWGEDISLWATFIQQSLGEVGIQVEVVRNDGGGFLKQVYDEHAFDLATGWHQYRNDPAVSTTVWYRSGQPKGAPWTNQWGWKDEAIDKIIDDAATEVDPVKRKALYADFVTRANGELPLWMPIEQLFVTVISAKARNASNNPRWASSTWHDLWLAE; this comes from the coding sequence ATGGCCCTTTCGCGCTTCGAGATCAACCGCCGGACCGTCCTGCTGACGTCGGCCGCCATCGCCGCCAATGTGATCAATCCGATGCGGGCGTTCGCGCAGGAAACGCCGCGCAAGGGCGGCGTGTTCAACGTTCATTACGGCGCCGAGCAGCGCCAGCTCAACCCCAGCTTGCAGGCCTCGACCGGCGTCTACATCATCGGCGGCAAGATCCAGGAGCCGCTGGTCGATCTCGACGCCGCCGGCAATCCGGTCGGCGTGCTGGCCGAGAGCTGGGACTCGACGCCCGACGGCAAGACCATCACCTTCCGGCTGCGCAAGGGCGTCACCTGGCACGACGGCAAGCCGTTCACCTCCGAGGACGTCGCCTTCACCGCGATGAACATGTGGAAGAAGATCCTCAATTACGGATCGACGCTGCAGCTGTTCCTGACCGCGGTCGACACCCCCGATCCGCAGACCGCGATCTTCCGCTACGAGCGGCCGATGCCGCTGAACCTGCTGCTGCGCGCGCTGCCCGACCTCGGCTACATTTCGCCGAAGCACATCTACGAGACCGGCGACATCCGCCAGAACCCGGTCAATCTCGCGCCGATCGGCACCGGCCCGTTCAAGTTCAACAAATACGAGCGCGGCCAGTACATCATCGCCGACCGCAACGACAATTACTGGCGGCCGAACGCGCCCTATCTCGACCGCATCGTCTGGCGGGTGATCACCGACCGCGCCGCGGCGGCGGCCCAGCTCGAAGCCGGCAGCCTGCATCTCAGCCCGTTCTCGGGTCTCACGATCTCCGACATGGCGCGGCTCGGCAAGGACAAGCGTTTCGTCGTCTCGACCAAGGGCAACGAGGGCAACGCCCGCACCAACACGCTGGAATTCAACTTCCGCCGCAAGGAGCTGTCGGACATCCGCGTCCGCAAGGCGATCGCGCACGCGATCAACGTGCCGTTCTTCATCGAGAACTTCCTCGGCGATTTCGCCAAGCTCGGCACCGGGCCGATCCCCTCGACCTCGACCGACTTCTATCCGGGCCCGAACACGCCGCAATATCCGTACGACAAGAAGAAGGCGATCGCGCTGCTCGACGAGGCCGGGCTGAAGCCGGCCGCCGGCGGCAACCGCCTCACGTTGCGGCTCTTGCCGGCGCCGTGGGGCGAGGACATCTCGCTGTGGGCGACCTTCATCCAGCAGTCGCTGGGCGAAGTCGGCATCCAGGTCGAGGTGGTGCGCAACGACGGCGGCGGCTTCCTCAAGCAGGTCTATGACGAACACGCCTTCGACCTCGCCACCGGCTGGCATCAATATCGCAACGACCCCGCGGTCTCGACCACGGTGTGGTATCGCTCCGGCCAGCCCAAGGGCGCGCCCTGGACCAATCAATGGGGCTGGAAGGACGAGGCGATCGACAAGATCATCGACGACGCCGCCACCGAGGTCGATCCGGTCAAGCGCAAGGCGCTGTATGCCGACTTCGTCACCCGCGCCAATGGCGAGCTGCCGCTGTGGATGCCGATTGAGCAATTGTTCGTCACGGTGATCAGCGCGAAGGCACGCAATGCCTCCAATAATCCACGCTGGGCGTCGTCGACCTGGCACGATCTTTGGCTGGCCGAATAG